A genomic region of Halomonas aestuarii contains the following coding sequences:
- a CDS encoding DUF488 domain-containing protein: MGNDIVLKRIYQPVDTEDGARVLVDRLWPRGKRRESLALTEWYRDASPSPALRRQYHQAEISADVFAARYRGELRDAPESLLPLMRHARQGRLTLLSAARDLEGSHLPLLRDAILQALSEENAADREPASPPCYAAQFKDTSPPEA, translated from the coding sequence ATGGGCAATGACATCGTGCTCAAGCGGATCTACCAGCCGGTCGACACCGAGGATGGCGCCCGGGTGCTGGTCGATCGCCTCTGGCCACGCGGCAAGCGCCGCGAGAGCCTGGCCCTGACCGAGTGGTATCGGGACGCCTCCCCCTCGCCGGCCCTGCGCCGGCAGTATCACCAGGCGGAGATCAGCGCGGACGTCTTCGCCGCACGCTACCGGGGAGAGCTGCGGGATGCACCGGAGAGCCTGCTTCCCCTCATGCGCCATGCCCGGCAGGGGCGGTTGACGCTGCTCTCTGCGGCGCGGGATCTGGAGGGCTCTCACCTGCCGTTACTGCGCGACGCCATCCTTCAAGCGTTATCTGAGGAAAACGCGGCGGATCGTGAACCAGCCTCTCCGCCCTGCTATGCAGCACAGTTCAAGGACACGTCCCCGCCCGAGGCCTAG
- a CDS encoding PA2779 family protein, translating into MKKICRYLSPLLIVALVLGSLPVAAAPVSPGSDLITTQDMLNAERAQGDREKIQAILARDDIQEQLVAQGVDPAEVEARVAALSDAEAAQMADQLEQLPAGASVVGALFAVFVILLVTDILGLTNVFPFTR; encoded by the coding sequence ATGAAGAAGATCTGCCGTTACCTCAGCCCGCTGCTGATCGTTGCCCTGGTGCTGGGCAGCCTGCCGGTCGCCGCCGCCCCGGTGAGCCCGGGCAGCGACCTGATCACCACCCAGGACATGCTGAACGCCGAGCGCGCCCAGGGGGATCGCGAGAAGATCCAGGCGATCCTCGCCCGCGACGATATCCAGGAGCAGCTCGTGGCCCAGGGGGTCGATCCCGCCGAGGTGGAAGCCCGCGTGGCCGCCCTGTCCGATGCGGAAGCCGCCCAGATGGCCGACCAGCTCGAACAGCTCCCCGCCGGTGCCAGCGTGGTCGGCGCCCTGTTCGCCGTCTTCGTGATCCTGCTGGTCACCGATATCCTCGGCCTGACCAACGTCTTCCCGTTCACCCGCTGA
- the nqrF gene encoding NADH:ubiquinone reductase (Na(+)-transporting) subunit F, which yields MVDTTVILLGVVMFTVIIIGLTAVILAARSKLVSTGDVTIEVNGDPEHTLTTQAGGKLLNTLAANGIFLSSACGGGGSCAQCKCRVEEGGGSILPTEESHFTLGERKEGWRLSCQVPVKQDMRIEVPEEVFGVKQWECEVIENPNVATFIKELNLKLPEGEEVGFRAGGYVQLVAPPYDIKFSDFDIEEEYRGDWEKFGLFDISHKNDEEIIRAYSMANYPEEKGILKFNIRIATPPPNSSHPPGLMSTYVFALKPGDKVTVMGPFGEFFAKDTDAEMVFVGGGAGMAPMRSHIFDQLKRLKSDRKISFWYGARSWRETFYNEEYDQLAEEFPNFEWHLALSDPQPEDNWEGPTGFIHNVLYENYLKDHPAPEDCEYYMCGPPMMNASVIKLLIDLGVEPENILLDDFGG from the coding sequence ATGGTTGATACAACAGTCATCTTGCTCGGTGTGGTCATGTTCACCGTGATCATCATCGGTCTCACGGCGGTGATCCTGGCCGCCCGTAGCAAGCTTGTCAGTACCGGGGATGTGACCATCGAGGTCAACGGTGACCCCGAGCACACCCTTACCACCCAGGCCGGGGGCAAGCTGCTCAATACTCTGGCGGCCAACGGCATCTTCCTCTCCTCCGCCTGCGGCGGCGGCGGCTCCTGCGCCCAGTGCAAGTGCCGGGTCGAGGAGGGCGGTGGCTCGATCCTTCCCACCGAGGAGTCCCACTTCACCCTGGGCGAGAGGAAGGAGGGCTGGCGTCTCTCCTGCCAGGTGCCCGTGAAGCAGGACATGAGGATCGAGGTCCCGGAGGAGGTCTTCGGCGTCAAGCAGTGGGAATGCGAGGTCATCGAGAACCCCAACGTCGCCACCTTCATCAAGGAGCTCAACCTCAAGCTGCCCGAGGGCGAGGAAGTGGGCTTCCGCGCCGGCGGCTATGTGCAGCTGGTGGCGCCGCCCTATGACATCAAGTTCTCCGACTTCGACATCGAGGAGGAGTACCGGGGCGACTGGGAGAAGTTCGGCCTGTTCGACATCTCCCACAAGAACGACGAGGAGATCATCCGGGCCTACTCCATGGCGAACTACCCGGAAGAGAAAGGCATCCTCAAGTTCAACATCCGGATCGCCACCCCGCCGCCCAATTCCAGCCACCCGCCGGGCCTGATGTCCACCTACGTCTTCGCGCTGAAGCCGGGTGACAAGGTCACCGTGATGGGGCCGTTCGGCGAGTTCTTCGCCAAGGACACCGATGCCGAGATGGTCTTCGTCGGCGGCGGTGCGGGCATGGCGCCGATGCGCAGCCACATCTTCGACCAGCTCAAGCGTCTCAAGTCCGACCGCAAGATCAGCTTCTGGTACGGCGCTCGCTCCTGGCGCGAGACCTTCTACAACGAGGAGTATGACCAGCTGGCCGAGGAGTTCCCGAACTTCGAGTGGCACCTGGCGCTCTCCGACCCGCAGCCGGAGGACAACTGGGAAGGGCCGACCGGCTTCATCCACAACGTCCTCTACGAGAACTACCTCAAGGACCACCCGGCCCCCGAGGACTGCGAGTACTACATGTGCGGGCCGCCCATGATGAACGCCTCCGTGATCAAGCTGCTCATCGATCTGGGCGTCGAGCCCGAGAACATCCTGCTGGATGATTTCGGCGGCTGA
- the nqrE gene encoding NADH:ubiquinone reductase (Na(+)-transporting) subunit E yields MEHYLSLFVASVFVENMALAFFLGMCTFLAVSKKVSSAIGLGIAVIVVLTVTVPVNNLVYTFLLKEGALTWTGISGAENIDLSFLGLLSYIGVIAALVQIMEMFLDKYVPALYNALGVFLPLITVNCAILGGVLFMVERSYNFGESVVYGLGAGTGWALAITALAGIREKLKYSDVPASLQGLGITFITVGLMSLGFMSFSGIQL; encoded by the coding sequence ATGGAACATTATCTGAGCCTGTTCGTCGCCTCGGTCTTCGTCGAGAACATGGCCCTGGCGTTCTTCCTGGGCATGTGTACCTTCCTGGCGGTGTCCAAGAAGGTCTCCTCGGCCATCGGCCTGGGCATCGCCGTCATCGTGGTGCTGACCGTCACCGTGCCGGTGAACAATCTGGTCTACACCTTCCTGCTCAAGGAAGGGGCCCTGACCTGGACCGGCATCAGCGGTGCCGAGAACATCGACCTCTCCTTCCTCGGTCTGCTCTCCTACATCGGCGTCATCGCTGCCCTGGTGCAGATCATGGAGATGTTCCTCGACAAGTACGTGCCGGCGCTCTACAACGCGCTGGGCGTCTTCCTGCCGCTGATCACCGTGAACTGCGCGATCCTCGGCGGGGTGCTGTTCATGGTCGAGCGCAGCTACAACTTCGGTGAGTCCGTGGTCTACGGCCTGGGCGCGGGTACCGGCTGGGCGCTGGCCATCACGGCGCTGGCCGGGATCCGCGAGAAGCTCAAGTACAGCGACGTGCCCGCCTCGCTTCAGGGCCTGGGCATCACCTTCATCACGGTGGGCCTGATGTCACTGGGCTTCATGTCCTTCTCCGGCATCCAGCTCTGA
- the nqrM gene encoding (Na+)-NQR maturation NqrM: MTLYLVVFAFMLLIMAAMAIGVIMGRKPIAGSCGGLNQLGLKEGCEVCGGKDEVCEEENRKRGSARRRSDESRGADLGYDATRR; this comes from the coding sequence ATGACCCTTTACCTGGTGGTATTTGCCTTCATGCTGCTGATCATGGCCGCAATGGCCATTGGCGTGATCATGGGTCGCAAGCCCATCGCCGGCAGCTGCGGTGGCCTCAACCAGCTCGGCCTCAAGGAGGGGTGCGAGGTCTGCGGCGGCAAGGACGAGGTCTGCGAGGAGGAGAATCGCAAGCGGGGCAGTGCCCGTCGCCGCAGCGACGAGAGCCGCGGCGCCGACCTGGGGTATGACGCGACCCGCCGCTGA
- a CDS encoding PA2778 family cysteine peptidase has protein sequence MTECRKGHHANATPLNARLAGVLALVLLMLVMAGCASTPRLAETTRSALPSRVLLEDIPFHGQRDYQCGPASLAMVLEATGVPVSVDTLIPQVFIPGREGSVQPEMLATVRRHGRIPFRIEGSLDALLTEIDADHPVVVMQNLSLPAWPVWHYAVAIGFDLEAKEMIVHSGMEPARIESFMRFDATWARSDRWAFVALPPGELPAGGSAGRDLDAIAEFERVQGAEAALPAWEALVARHPDHAMGHFALGNARHATGDRQGALVAFQDAVTQGPDLAAAWFNLGLLLRDREDAEAAREAFERAAALPGPWQERARQALDDLATGA, from the coding sequence ATGACTGAATGCCGTAAAGGGCATCACGCGAACGCTACCCCCCTGAACGCCCGCCTTGCGGGCGTTCTCGCGTTGGTGCTGCTGATGCTGGTGATGGCCGGCTGCGCCTCCACTCCCCGGCTGGCCGAGACGACCCGCAGCGCATTGCCGAGCCGGGTACTGCTCGAGGACATCCCCTTCCATGGCCAGCGAGACTACCAGTGCGGCCCCGCCTCGCTGGCAATGGTGCTCGAAGCTACCGGCGTGCCGGTCAGCGTCGACACCCTGATCCCCCAGGTCTTCATTCCCGGCCGCGAGGGCAGCGTACAGCCCGAGATGCTGGCCACGGTGCGCCGCCATGGCCGCATCCCCTTCAGGATCGAGGGCTCGCTCGATGCCCTGCTCACCGAGATCGACGCCGACCATCCGGTGGTGGTGATGCAGAACCTCTCGCTGCCGGCCTGGCCGGTCTGGCATTACGCCGTGGCGATCGGCTTCGATCTCGAGGCGAAGGAGATGATCGTGCATAGCGGCATGGAGCCGGCTCGCATCGAGTCCTTCATGCGCTTCGATGCCACCTGGGCCCGCAGCGACCGCTGGGCCTTCGTGGCACTGCCGCCCGGCGAGCTGCCCGCCGGCGGAAGCGCCGGGCGCGACCTCGATGCCATTGCCGAGTTCGAGCGAGTGCAGGGCGCAGAGGCCGCCCTGCCCGCTTGGGAGGCACTGGTGGCGCGGCACCCGGACCATGCCATGGGCCACTTCGCCCTGGGCAACGCGCGCCATGCGACCGGCGACCGCCAAGGGGCCTTGGTCGCCTTCCAGGACGCCGTGACGCAGGGCCCGGACCTCGCCGCCGCCTGGTTCAACCTCGGGTTGCTGCTTCGCGACAGGGAGGACGCCGAGGCGGCCCGCGAGGCCTTCGAGCGGGCCGCCGCCCTGCCCGGTCCCTGGCAGGAGCGGGCCCGGCAGGCCCTCGATGACCTGGCGACGGGAGCCTGA